One segment of Trichlorobacter ammonificans DNA contains the following:
- a CDS encoding XrtA-associated tyrosine autokinase — translation MSRIEEALEKAARLRVEVTSDVSAPRAPRVHVPPLPESRLELTNQLLVTANDPHTQAAEEYRKLKSVIVHLTKTEAFLNMLMVTSSVSNEGKSITAANLALSLAQEFDHTVLLVDADIRKPNLHTYLGVENRVGLADCLLDNVDVKDALVHTGIGKLSFLSAGRSMPNPVEMFTSQRIRDFFLEMKNRYNDRYIIIDTPPVLPFAETRSLSTIVDGIILVAKEGLVTLHNLEETMECLKGSTMLGVVYNEAATEMPVDRYRYVREASA, via the coding sequence ATGAGCAGAATAGAGGAAGCATTGGAAAAAGCCGCACGGCTGCGTGTCGAGGTGACCTCTGACGTTTCGGCCCCCCGGGCTCCCCGGGTGCATGTGCCGCCCCTGCCGGAGAGCAGGCTGGAGCTGACGAACCAGTTGCTGGTGACGGCCAATGACCCCCACACCCAGGCGGCGGAGGAATACCGCAAGCTGAAATCGGTGATCGTGCACCTGACCAAGACCGAGGCGTTCCTGAACATGCTGATGGTGACCAGCTCCGTCAGCAACGAAGGCAAAAGCATTACCGCCGCCAACCTGGCCTTAAGCCTGGCCCAGGAGTTCGATCACACCGTACTGCTGGTGGATGCGGACATCAGAAAGCCGAACCTGCATACCTACCTGGGGGTTGAAAACAGGGTAGGGCTGGCCGACTGCCTGCTGGACAACGTGGATGTGAAGGATGCGCTGGTCCATACCGGCATCGGCAAGCTTTCCTTTCTCTCCGCCGGTCGCTCCATGCCCAATCCGGTGGAGATGTTCACCTCGCAGCGGATCAGGGATTTCTTCCTGGAGATGAAGAACCGCTACAACGACCGCTACATCATCATCGATACCCCTCCGGTGCTTCCCTTTGCGGAAACCCGTTCCTTAAGCACCATCGTGGACGGCATCATCCTGGTGGCCAAGGAAGGTCTGGTGACCCTGCACAATCTCGAAGAGACGATGGAGTGCCTGAAAGGGAGCACCATGCTGGGGGTCGTCTACAACGAGGCGGCCACGGAAATGCCGGTCGACCGCTACCGCTACGTTCGCGAAGCCAGCGCCTGA
- a CDS encoding XrtA/PEP-CTERM system-associated ATPase: MYEAFFNLKQKPFDLLPNPDFLYMSSSHKRALSYLDYGIRERAGFILLTGEVGSGKTTIIRNLIKKNLDNVILSKVFNTRLDSDQLLAMINDDFGLPVQNKDKITMLRELNAFLIEQFVKGNQAVLIIDEAQNLDHELLEEIRMLSNLETDNAKLLQIILVGQPELRKTLASSSLIQLRQRISINCHIQPLSPNETEQYILHRLERAGDRDAVRFSQETINIIYTYSRGVPRLINIICDFILLAAYVEEKTVIDTPLVQDIIGDLDFEYHFWGSESMDGHIMKEAAGEPSTLSPRNEQLFTAMIGEIHRRLDAVGKESEQTSRRLVEEMTTRIAELENTVRSHQEKTGELIRNMYGGERHAASGGQLSGFPVAETSPSAMGTIFSRMFRL; the protein is encoded by the coding sequence ATGTATGAAGCCTTTTTCAATCTGAAGCAGAAACCGTTCGACCTGCTGCCGAACCCGGACTTTCTCTACATGAGCAGTTCGCATAAGCGGGCGCTCTCCTACCTGGATTACGGCATCAGGGAGCGGGCGGGGTTCATCCTGCTTACCGGCGAGGTGGGATCCGGCAAGACCACCATCATCAGGAACCTGATCAAGAAGAACCTGGACAACGTGATTCTGTCCAAGGTCTTCAATACCCGTCTCGATTCCGACCAGTTGCTGGCCATGATCAACGACGACTTCGGGCTGCCGGTGCAGAACAAGGACAAGATCACCATGCTGCGCGAGCTGAACGCCTTCCTGATCGAGCAGTTCGTCAAGGGAAACCAGGCGGTGCTGATCATCGACGAGGCCCAGAACCTGGATCATGAGCTGCTGGAAGAGATCAGGATGTTGTCCAACCTGGAGACGGACAACGCCAAGCTGCTGCAGATCATCCTGGTGGGGCAGCCGGAGCTGCGCAAAACCCTGGCCTCCTCCTCCCTGATTCAGCTCCGCCAGCGGATCAGCATCAACTGCCATATCCAGCCGCTGAGCCCCAACGAGACCGAGCAGTACATCCTGCATCGCCTGGAGCGGGCCGGAGACCGCGATGCGGTCCGGTTTTCCCAGGAGACCATCAACATCATCTACACCTACAGCAGGGGGGTCCCCCGCCTGATCAACATCATCTGCGATTTCATCCTGCTGGCTGCCTACGTGGAGGAGAAGACGGTCATCGACACCCCCCTGGTCCAGGACATCATCGGCGACCTGGATTTCGAGTACCACTTCTGGGGGAGCGAGTCGATGGACGGCCACATCATGAAGGAAGCGGCCGGAGAGCCCAGCACGTTGTCGCCCCGCAACGAGCAGTTGTTCACGGCCATGATCGGTGAAATTCACCGGCGGCTTGATGCCGTAGGCAAGGAATCGGAGCAGACCAGCCGGCGGCTGGTCGAGGAAATGACCACGCGGATCGCCGAGCTGGAAAACACCGTGCGGTCACACCAGGAGAAGACCGGGGAGCTTATCCGGAACATGTACGGCGGGGAGCGTCACGCGGCCAGCGGTGGACAGCTCAGCGGTTTTCCCGTTGCGGAAACGTCACCTTCTGCTATGGGTACCATATTCAGCCGGATGTTCAGGCTCTAA
- a CDS encoding TIGR03013 family XrtA/PEP-CTERM system glycosyltransferase gives MELHKRILLLVTGDILAAMLAILAALAIHRSAVPTVADFMGVGLYRIALFVAILVFLSFLAEIYANHHQLVTSEIAFKIVFSLGVACLVFSFLSHAYPDDPHGNNLLVSAVIAFGILQFLCHVAYRLYVKCRGFARRVLILGVGPLAGRMGAIIPASDENYVLSGYVQCANEATHVPPSIIIENTGSLYETVKRQQADKIVVSLSERRGVFPIRDVMACKLDGVEVIDAPTFYEQVTGKLFLEGMNPSWIIFSDGFKVGCLRKVLKRGMDICCAVTGILLTAPFFPLIALAIRLDSPGPVFYRQERVGEKEKPFWLYKFRTMRSDAESATGAVWAQQNDSRVTRVGAFFRKSRIDELPQFFNILRGDMSMVGPRPERPEFVNKLKESIPYYSERHFVKPGVTGWAQVRYPYGASVEDALEKLRYDLYYIKNLTLSLDLMIILETIRVVLFRKGAR, from the coding sequence ATGGAACTGCACAAGAGAATTCTGCTGCTGGTAACCGGCGACATTCTGGCCGCCATGCTGGCCATTCTGGCCGCCCTGGCCATTCATCGCTCGGCAGTTCCCACCGTTGCCGACTTCATGGGGGTCGGCCTCTACCGGATCGCTCTCTTTGTGGCCATTCTGGTGTTTCTCTCCTTCCTGGCCGAGATTTATGCCAACCATCACCAGCTGGTCACCAGCGAAATCGCCTTCAAGATCGTCTTTTCCCTGGGGGTGGCCTGTCTGGTCTTCTCCTTCCTTTCCCATGCCTATCCGGACGACCCCCACGGCAACAACCTGCTGGTATCGGCGGTCATTGCCTTCGGCATTCTCCAGTTCCTCTGTCACGTGGCCTATCGCCTCTATGTCAAGTGCCGCGGCTTTGCGCGCCGGGTGCTGATTCTCGGAGTCGGTCCCCTGGCGGGACGGATGGGGGCGATCATCCCGGCATCGGACGAGAACTACGTGCTGTCCGGCTACGTTCAGTGCGCCAACGAGGCTACCCACGTGCCGCCGTCCATCATTATCGAGAACACCGGCAGCCTGTACGAAACCGTCAAGCGGCAGCAGGCGGACAAGATCGTGGTTTCCCTCTCCGAGCGGCGGGGGGTGTTTCCGATCCGGGATGTGATGGCCTGCAAACTTGATGGCGTCGAGGTGATCGACGCGCCCACCTTCTACGAGCAGGTGACCGGCAAGCTCTTCCTGGAGGGGATGAATCCCAGCTGGATCATTTTTTCGGACGGCTTCAAGGTCGGTTGCCTGCGCAAAGTGCTGAAACGGGGCATGGACATCTGCTGCGCCGTCACCGGCATCCTGCTCACCGCCCCCTTCTTCCCCCTGATCGCCCTGGCCATCAGGTTGGATTCACCCGGCCCGGTCTTCTATCGCCAGGAGCGGGTGGGGGAGAAGGAGAAGCCGTTCTGGCTCTACAAGTTCAGGACCATGCGCAGCGATGCGGAAAGCGCCACCGGTGCAGTCTGGGCGCAGCAGAACGACAGCCGGGTAACCCGGGTGGGAGCCTTCTTCCGCAAGTCCCGCATCGATGAGCTGCCCCAGTTCTTCAATATCCTGCGCGGGGACATGAGCATGGTGGGGCCGCGTCCCGAGCGCCCCGAATTCGTCAACAAACTCAAGGAGTCGATTCCCTATTACTCGGAACGGCACTTCGTCAAACCGGGCGTTACCGGCTGGGCCCAGGTCCGCTACCCCTACGGCGCGTCGGTGGAGGATGCGCTGGAGAAGCTGCGCTACGACCTCTACTACATCAAGAACCTGACCCTGAGCCTGGATCTGATGATCATTCTTGAAACGATCAGGGTCGTCCTCTTCAGGAAAGGAGCACGGTAG
- a CDS encoding ABC transporter permease → MECSAGISADRPSVVIEPRRGLLQLELGSIWQYRELLCFLIWRDVLTRYKQTAIGAAWVVVQPLITMLIFTFVFSRLAKVPSDGIPYPLFAFAALLPWTYFSQALAKTSGSIVSNANLVTKIYFPRLLIPLAAALAPVVDLLFSFLVLLVLMGWYRVVPSAGLLLLPLFLILALVTALAVGLCSSALNVRYRDVGSIIPFVSQVWMYVSPVAYPVSAVPEQWRLLYSLNPMVAVIEGFRWALLGTAPPDPLPMMVSTAVILLLCFVGIIYFKNMEQSFADVI, encoded by the coding sequence ATGGAGTGCAGCGCAGGCATCAGCGCCGACAGGCCGTCGGTGGTCATCGAACCCCGCAGGGGGCTTTTGCAGCTGGAACTGGGCAGTATCTGGCAGTACCGGGAACTGCTGTGCTTCCTGATCTGGCGGGATGTGCTGACCCGCTACAAGCAGACCGCCATCGGCGCGGCCTGGGTGGTGGTGCAGCCGTTAATCACCATGCTGATCTTTACCTTTGTCTTCAGCCGGCTGGCGAAGGTTCCCTCCGACGGCATCCCCTATCCGCTCTTCGCCTTTGCAGCCCTGCTGCCCTGGACCTATTTTTCCCAGGCCCTGGCCAAAACCTCCGGCAGCATCGTGAGCAACGCCAACCTGGTGACCAAGATCTACTTTCCCCGCCTGCTGATTCCCCTGGCAGCCGCCCTGGCGCCGGTGGTTGACTTGCTCTTCTCCTTCCTGGTGCTGCTGGTTCTGATGGGCTGGTACCGGGTCGTCCCTTCCGCTGGGCTGCTGCTGCTGCCGCTGTTTCTGATCCTGGCCCTTGTCACCGCCCTGGCGGTGGGGCTCTGCTCATCGGCCCTGAACGTCCGCTACCGGGACGTGGGCAGCATCATTCCCTTTGTGAGCCAGGTCTGGATGTACGTTTCGCCGGTAGCCTACCCGGTCAGCGCCGTGCCGGAACAATGGCGGCTGCTCTACAGCCTGAATCCGATGGTGGCGGTGATCGAGGGGTTCCGCTGGGCCCTGCTCGGCACGGCTCCCCCCGATCCCCTGCCGATGATGGTGAGTACCGCGGTTATCCTGCTGTTGTGCTTCGTCGGCATCATCTACTTCAAGAACATGGAACAATCCTTTGCCGACGTGATCTGA
- a CDS encoding XrtA system polysaccharide deacetylase — MLNALTIDVEDYFHVTAFERQIRPETWENHPLRVGENTRRILDMLDEYAVTATFFVLGWVAERMPHLVREIRRRGHEIACHGYAHQLVYRQTPSEFRADVSRAKRILEDICGEQVHGYRAPSYSITAQSLWAMDTLLEEGFTYDSSIFPVRHDLYGIPGGKRFPHQISTHAGDIREFPLSTYQVGSGRWSYHLPIAGGGYLRLFPAALVTRALREINDREGQPVIVYFHPWELDPGQPRIRAGVRSRFRHYLNLERMELKVRHLLDNFRFTTARTVLNRAAA, encoded by the coding sequence ATGCTGAACGCCCTGACCATTGATGTGGAGGACTACTTCCACGTGACCGCATTCGAGCGGCAGATCCGGCCTGAGACCTGGGAAAACCATCCTCTGCGGGTCGGCGAGAACACGCGCCGTATTCTCGACATGCTGGACGAGTACGCCGTCACCGCCACCTTCTTCGTGCTGGGGTGGGTGGCCGAACGGATGCCGCACCTGGTGCGGGAGATCCGTCGGCGGGGGCATGAGATCGCCTGTCACGGCTACGCCCATCAACTGGTCTACCGGCAGACTCCGAGTGAATTCAGGGCCGATGTTTCCCGCGCCAAGCGGATTCTTGAGGATATCTGCGGCGAACAGGTGCACGGCTACCGTGCTCCCAGCTACTCGATCACGGCACAATCCCTCTGGGCCATGGATACGCTGCTGGAAGAGGGGTTTACCTACGACTCCAGCATCTTTCCGGTACGGCACGATCTGTACGGCATTCCGGGGGGCAAACGTTTTCCCCATCAAATTTCAACCCATGCCGGCGATATCCGGGAATTTCCCCTGTCCACCTACCAGGTGGGAAGCGGGAGGTGGAGCTACCACCTCCCGATCGCCGGCGGCGGCTACCTGCGGCTGTTTCCCGCAGCGCTGGTGACACGGGCGCTGCGGGAAATCAACGACCGGGAAGGGCAGCCGGTCATTGTCTACTTCCATCCCTGGGAGCTGGACCCCGGCCAGCCCCGCATCAGGGCCGGGGTCAGGTCGCGCTTCCGGCATTATCTGAACCTGGAGCGGATGGAGCTGAAGGTGCGTCACCTGCTGGACAATTTCCGCTTCACCACGGCTCGTACCGTTCTGAACCGCGCGGCAGCATGA
- a CDS encoding XrtA system polysaccharide chain length determinant, with the protein MNHASDFDYKKYLQLIVKKRYLFVTLALAIMATVTVTSYLLPERFEARSTVFIEKSVISELVRGIAITPSFEDKVRVLAYAIRSRALLLKVFDDLDMNVNKQNSAQLEKLVREVQARTDIKLKDREGLFIISYTDKDPRIARDFVNTLVRRYIEENITSKREESYGATKFLAEQIADIKAKLEESEAKLNSYRRQNSGLLGQSEAMTAAEINDGQQRLDEISVKRRQLEQMQQQALRHDPLDAKLAQLQKKQQELSLTYTDQHPEIVEVRNEMAAIREQQRSGAAPALRAAVTSPEADKIGIELNSLREAENNQRRFIASRQYLLRSVPAARAGLEELERERNSQRNLYEQLVARYGQSEVSKQMEVQDKTTTFRVVDPAILPTKPVSPQRVKIILFGIVGGLLASFAFLVLLDHHDKSVRTVRSLKSLGIRILAVVPSIPDPAAIAAIRRRDKWFYAVAGACFLVIVATVPIELIRYLSVDIFSPSVIRQRLVQLTGDTFK; encoded by the coding sequence ATGAACCACGCATCGGATTTCGACTACAAAAAGTATCTGCAGTTGATCGTCAAGAAACGCTACCTGTTCGTGACCCTGGCCCTGGCCATCATGGCGACGGTCACCGTTACCAGCTATCTGCTGCCGGAGCGGTTCGAGGCCAGAAGCACGGTCTTCATCGAGAAGAGCGTGATCAGCGAACTGGTCAGGGGGATCGCCATCACCCCTTCCTTCGAGGACAAGGTGCGGGTGCTGGCCTACGCCATCCGCAGCCGCGCCCTGCTGCTCAAGGTATTTGACGATCTGGACATGAACGTGAACAAGCAGAACAGCGCCCAACTGGAAAAATTGGTCCGCGAGGTCCAGGCCCGCACCGACATCAAGCTGAAGGACCGGGAGGGGCTCTTCATCATCTCCTACACGGACAAGGACCCCCGTATCGCCCGGGATTTCGTCAATACCCTGGTTCGTCGCTACATCGAGGAAAATATCACCTCCAAGCGGGAAGAATCCTACGGCGCCACCAAGTTCCTGGCTGAGCAGATCGCCGATATCAAGGCCAAGCTGGAGGAGTCGGAGGCGAAACTGAACAGCTACCGGCGCCAGAACAGCGGCCTGCTGGGCCAGAGCGAGGCGATGACGGCGGCCGAGATCAACGACGGCCAGCAGCGACTGGACGAGATTTCCGTCAAACGGCGTCAGCTTGAACAGATGCAGCAGCAGGCCCTGCGCCATGATCCCCTGGATGCCAAGCTGGCCCAGTTGCAGAAAAAGCAGCAGGAGCTGAGCCTGACCTACACGGACCAGCATCCCGAGATCGTGGAGGTCCGCAACGAAATGGCGGCCATCAGGGAGCAGCAGCGCTCGGGAGCAGCCCCTGCCCTGCGGGCGGCCGTTACCTCCCCCGAAGCCGACAAGATTGGCATTGAGCTGAACAGCCTGCGTGAGGCCGAGAACAACCAGCGCCGTTTCATCGCCTCCCGCCAGTATCTGCTGCGCAGCGTGCCGGCGGCCAGGGCCGGGCTGGAGGAGCTGGAGCGGGAGCGGAACAGCCAGCGCAACCTGTACGAGCAACTGGTTGCCCGTTACGGTCAGTCCGAAGTCTCCAAGCAGATGGAGGTACAGGACAAGACCACCACCTTCCGGGTGGTGGACCCGGCCATTCTGCCCACCAAGCCGGTCAGCCCGCAACGGGTAAAGATCATCCTCTTCGGCATCGTCGGCGGGCTGCTGGCCAGTTTTGCCTTCCTGGTGCTGCTGGATCATCACGACAAGTCGGTCCGCACGGTCCGCTCCCTGAAATCCCTCGGTATCAGGATTCTGGCGGTGGTGCCCAGCATTCCGGACCCGGCGGCCATAGCGGCAATCCGCAGGCGGGACAAGTGGTTCTATGCCGTGGCAGGGGCCTGTTTCCTGGTGATTGTGGCAACCGTTCCGATTGAACTGATCCGGTATCTTTCCGTGGACATTTTCAGTCCGTCCGTGATCAGACAGCGCCTGGTCCAACTGACCGGCGATACCTTCAAATAG
- a CDS encoding polysaccharide biosynthesis/export family protein — protein sequence MKHWVTIVLVWCLALPAVSRADDYVIGEGDVLDVFVWGVKELNVTVKVRPDGKITIPGLGDVRASGYTPPGLQKTVGESLKQLVKNPNVTVTVREITNSKVYIFGGGVKSAAYDLNRRTTLLQLLCNIGDVKTADLRRAYVLRKGKKIKSDFHRLFIGGDTAEDIAIESNDAIYIPLLADKSIYVLGAVNNPKYIEFRDGMTVMEAVLEAGGFSKFAKQNETTVLRRDGDKEVMLAVRAKDLLNDGDLSQNLKLKPNDYVIVKEGMF from the coding sequence ATGAAACACTGGGTGACGATTGTGCTTGTCTGGTGCCTTGCGCTTCCCGCCGTTTCCCGTGCCGACGACTACGTCATCGGGGAAGGGGATGTCCTGGATGTCTTCGTCTGGGGGGTCAAGGAGTTGAATGTGACGGTCAAGGTGCGTCCCGACGGCAAAATTACCATTCCGGGGCTGGGAGATGTGCGGGCCAGCGGCTACACACCGCCCGGCCTCCAGAAAACGGTCGGAGAAAGCCTGAAACAGCTGGTGAAGAATCCCAACGTCACCGTGACGGTGCGTGAGATCACCAACAGCAAGGTCTACATCTTCGGCGGCGGGGTCAAGTCGGCGGCCTACGACTTGAACCGCAGAACCACGCTGCTGCAACTGCTCTGCAACATCGGCGACGTCAAGACCGCCGACCTCCGGCGAGCCTACGTGCTGCGCAAGGGAAAGAAGATCAAGTCCGACTTCCACCGGCTCTTCATCGGCGGGGACACTGCCGAGGATATTGCCATCGAATCGAACGATGCCATCTATATCCCGCTGTTGGCGGACAAGAGCATCTACGTGCTGGGCGCCGTCAACAATCCCAAGTACATCGAATTCCGGGACGGCATGACCGTGATGGAAGCGGTGCTCGAGGCCGGCGGGTTCAGCAAGTTCGCCAAGCAGAATGAGACCACGGTGCTGCGCAGGGATGGCGATAAGGAAGTAATGCTGGCAGTCAGGGCGAAGGACCTGCTGAACGACGGCGACCTGAGTCAGAATCTGAAGCTCAAGCCCAATGATTACGTCATCGTCAAGGAAGGGATGTTCTAG
- a CDS encoding TIGR03016 family PEP-CTERM system-associated outer membrane protein translates to MLKSSGVFIMGSIVVAAAVAQGAEFEVHPSLTVSEEYTDNVFESRTNRLSDFITRALPGVSLSYKAPAFTGDLNYQLDYRHYAKKRRDDEITHLLAAKGYLVAVNNLLYLDVTDDYQRVSLDVARDVSKESLFLNQSDRNVVAASPYFKLNLTDRTLLKTGYRFVDTRYFDSPAINKMDHIGFAELTHALSQGLELTAGYTFTRELANNDNFNQHLAFGGFRYEYAEKSFLFAQGGNSWTRYDHSDQRLSSAFWNAGITHQVDTVTATVTTGKHYVEDPLRNIVQETFVTGTLEKRFKNGLVSIAPIYSEFKQTETGSMRTKKYGGTARGQCELSSDLSGTLSFTAEKYEQPQQGSYTRRLLASAGLSYLLAEQLTLSLSYYYADYYSPGIATDNYHVNRGIVEIRKVF, encoded by the coding sequence ATGTTGAAATCGTCAGGGGTGTTCATCATGGGCAGTATCGTTGTCGCCGCAGCCGTGGCACAGGGAGCGGAATTCGAGGTGCATCCCTCGCTGACCGTCAGCGAGGAGTACACCGACAATGTGTTCGAGAGCCGGACCAACCGCCTTTCCGACTTCATCACCCGCGCTCTGCCCGGAGTCAGTCTCAGCTACAAGGCGCCGGCCTTTACCGGTGATCTCAATTACCAGCTGGACTACCGGCATTACGCCAAAAAGCGGCGCGATGACGAGATCACCCACCTGCTGGCGGCAAAGGGCTACCTGGTGGCGGTCAACAATCTCCTGTATCTCGACGTGACGGACGACTACCAGCGGGTGTCGCTGGATGTTGCCCGGGACGTCAGCAAGGAAAGCCTCTTCCTGAACCAGTCCGACCGCAACGTTGTCGCGGCCTCCCCCTACTTCAAGCTGAACCTGACCGACAGGACGCTCCTTAAAACCGGGTACCGGTTCGTTGACACCCGCTACTTTGATTCACCGGCCATCAACAAGATGGACCATATCGGTTTTGCCGAGCTGACCCACGCCCTTTCCCAGGGACTGGAGCTGACTGCCGGCTACACCTTCACGCGGGAACTGGCCAATAACGACAACTTCAACCAACACCTGGCCTTCGGCGGATTTCGCTACGAATACGCTGAAAAGTCCTTCCTCTTTGCCCAGGGCGGGAACAGCTGGACCCGTTACGATCACAGCGACCAGCGCCTGAGCAGCGCTTTCTGGAATGCCGGCATCACGCACCAGGTCGACACGGTGACCGCCACGGTGACCACGGGCAAGCACTATGTCGAGGACCCGCTGCGCAACATCGTGCAGGAAACCTTTGTCACCGGTACCCTGGAAAAACGTTTCAAAAACGGCCTGGTCAGTATCGCGCCGATCTACTCGGAGTTCAAGCAGACGGAAACCGGCTCGATGCGGACGAAGAAGTACGGCGGTACTGCCCGGGGACAGTGCGAGCTCAGCAGCGACCTGAGCGGCACGCTCTCCTTTACCGCCGAGAAGTACGAACAGCCGCAACAGGGAAGCTACACGCGGCGTCTGCTGGCCAGCGCGGGGCTGAGCTACCTGCTGGCCGAACAGCTCACGCTGTCGCTCTCCTACTATTATGCGGATTACTACTCACCCGGGATCGCCACGGACAACTACCACGTCAACCGCGGGATCGTGGAGATCAGGAAAGTGTTCTGA